The window ACTGCCGATCAACTCGGACACCGAATATGAGGGCGGCAACCTCGGCCACCGCATCCGCAACAAGGCCGGCTACTTCCCGGTCCCGCCGCAGGACAGCGTGCAGGACATGCGCTCGGAAATGCTCGGCGCCATGGCCAAGATGGGCGTCAAGGTCGAGAAGCATCACCACGAAGTGGCGTCCGCCCAGCACGAACTCGGCATGAAGTTCGATACCCTGACGCTGATGGCCGACCAGATGCAGATCTACAAGTACTGCATCCACCAGGTCGCGCACATCTACGGCAAGACCGCCACCTTCATGCCGAAGCCGGTCTATGGCGACAACGGCTCGGGCATGCACGTGCACCAGTCGATCTGGAAGGACGGCAAACCGGTGTTCGCCGGCAACAAGTACGCCGACCTCTCGGAAACCTGCCTGCACTACATCGGCGGCATCATCAAGCACGCCAAGGCCATCAACGCCTTCACCAACCCGTCGACCAACTCCTACAAGCGTCTGGTCCCGGGCTATGAAGCTCCCGTGCTGCTCGCCTACTCGGCGCGCAACCGTTCGGCCTCCTGCCGCATCCCCTACACCACCAACCCGAAGGCCAAGCGCGTCGAGGTCCGTTTCCCGGATCCGATGGCAAATCCCTACCTCGCGTTCGCCGCGATGCTGATGGCCGGCCTCGACGGCATCAAGAACAAGATCGATCCGGGCGCCGCCATGGACAAGGATCTGTACGACCTGCCGAAGGAAGAACTGAAGGAAATCCCGACGGTTTGCGGTTCGCTCCGCGAGGCGCTGGAAAACCTCGACAAGGACCGCGCCTTCCTGAAGGCCGGCGGCGTGTTCGATGACGACTTCATCGATTCCTTCATCGAGCTGAAGATGACGGAAGTCGCCCGTTATGAAATGACCCCGCATCCGGTCGAGTTCGAAATGTACTACTCGCAGTGAGTCCCTGATCGCGGCCCGTCCGCGACCAGCCTCGGCGATCGACACCAAAAGGCGCCCTCCCGGGCGCCTTTTCATTTTGGAACAGGTCGCCAAAACCTCTTCGATTGCTTGATCCGCCCGGCGCATTCAGCGAAGAATGACGCCCCGTAAAGACGAGGTGTCGAATGACTGCCGCTGCCGCCGACCCAACGCCGCCCCCGCGTTCGCTGGCTTGGTCAATCGCCATGGGCGGCTGCGGCATCGTCGCCTTCGCGGCGCTGCTGGGACTGGTGTGGTATTCCGCCACGACCCTGTTTCTGATCTTCGCCGGCATCCTGTTCGGCGTGTTCCTGAACGCACTGAGCCATCTGCTCAGCCGGCTGATCGGCGGCCCTTATCTGCTTCGGCTGGCCATGGTCTGCGTGCTGATCACGGGAATACTCTCCGGCGTCGTCGTGCTCGGCGGCGCGACCATTGCGCAGCAGGCCAGTGCACTGACGGCAACGCTGCGCTCCCAGGTCGGCACCGTCAAAGGTTTCCTTGAGCGGCGCGGCATCGATACCAGTTTTCTCGATCCTGCGATCACGCTGACGCCCGCACCGAATGCCACCACCACGATCCCGGTGGCTCCAGCCTCAACCTCGGACATCACAAACCGGCCCAAAACGCCTGACTTTCCGAGTGCAGGCACCATCGCTTCGGGGACCACCGCCCTGCTCGGCCAGACCGCTCGCATCCTGCTCGGCGTGTTCGGGACCGTCGGCAATATCTTCGTCGTCATCCTGCTGGGAGTGATGCTGGCGCTGCAGCCCGAGGTCTATCGCAACGGCCTGCTCGCCTTCGTCCCCGCCCGCCACTCCGCCTATGCGGCAAGCCTGATC is drawn from Bradyrhizobium prioriisuperbiae and contains these coding sequences:
- the glnA gene encoding type I glutamate--ammonia ligase, coding for MKTAKDVLKSIKDNDVKYVDLRFTDPRGKWQHVTFDISMIDEDIFAEGTMFDGSSIAGWKAINESDMCLMPDPATATIDPFFAETTMVITCDILEPTTGEPYNRDPRGIAKKAEAMVKSMGVGDTVFVGPEAEFFVFDDVRYSSTPYNTGFRLDQVELPINSDTEYEGGNLGHRIRNKAGYFPVPPQDSVQDMRSEMLGAMAKMGVKVEKHHHEVASAQHELGMKFDTLTLMADQMQIYKYCIHQVAHIYGKTATFMPKPVYGDNGSGMHVHQSIWKDGKPVFAGNKYADLSETCLHYIGGIIKHAKAINAFTNPSTNSYKRLVPGYEAPVLLAYSARNRSASCRIPYTTNPKAKRVEVRFPDPMANPYLAFAAMLMAGLDGIKNKIDPGAAMDKDLYDLPKEELKEIPTVCGSLREALENLDKDRAFLKAGGVFDDDFIDSFIELKMTEVARYEMTPHPVEFEMYYSQ
- a CDS encoding AI-2E family transporter; the encoded protein is MTAAAADPTPPPRSLAWSIAMGGCGIVAFAALLGLVWYSATTLFLIFAGILFGVFLNALSHLLSRLIGGPYLLRLAMVCVLITGILSGVVVLGGATIAQQASALTATLRSQVGTVKGFLERRGIDTSFLDPAITLTPAPNATTTIPVAPASTSDITNRPKTPDFPSAGTIASGTTALLGQTARILLGVFGTVGNIFVVILLGVMLALQPEVYRNGLLAFVPARHSAYAASLIDDIAETLRRWLLGQMTTMSVIFLIAWIGLSIIGVPGALVLGFQAGLLTFIPTVGSLVAGIIIVLASLGSGWTAVVSAFGLYLMLQFLEGNILTPLIQRHAINIPPATLFASQIFLGVLFGLWGLALALPLIAVIKVVLKHVYGEGEHVPA